In Thermoanaerobaculia bacterium, the sequence CCCGGCCTTCGAGCGCCGCGCTGAAGGCGTCGACGTCGTAGAGCCCTTTGCCGGTGAAGATCCCCTCGGCGAAGAGATCCTGGTAGGTGTCCGACACCGCCGTGGTGTAGGGGTCGACGCCGGTGTGACCGGCGTAGAGCCGCGCAAAGAGCGAACCGGCGGCGCTCGCCATGGTGACGCTGACCCGGGGCTGCAGGATGCCGTAGCCTTCGACCACGCGGCCGAGAGCGTGATCGATGCGCGCCCGATTCAGGGGGTGCACGATAATGCCGATGAGCGCGCGCGCCGCTTCGCGGGGCAGGCGGGTGTCGGAGTCGAGGGTGATGCAGTAGCGCACGCCCGGCAGCAGATCCCGCTCTCCGACCACGAGGTTGAAGCTCGTGTCGGTGGCACCGCGCAGCAGGCGATTGAGCTCCTCCAGCTTGCCGCGTTTGCGCTCCCAACCCATGAATGCCCCTTCGCCCGGATTCCACAGGCGAGGGCGATGCAGGAGGAAGAACCGGCCGCAGGAGACCGCCGGATGACGAGCGTTGAGCGCCTCGATCCCCGCCTTCGCCGCCGCGACGATCGCTGCGTCGCCCGGCATTTCCGCCTGCGGAGCGTCGGTGAAATCGCTCAGGATCGCGAAGTGGATGTTGGGGTCGGTATTGCCCAGGGCGAGCACCTCGAGGTGCTCGACCATCTCTTCGACCCCGACGACGTCCTTGAAGAGCGTCGGAACGACGACGAGAGTGCGTGCCGACGGCGGAATGCCCGCGGAAGTGTCGATTCGAGGCAGGCGGCGCGGCGGAACCAGGCGCGCGACCAGCCGCTGAACGACCGCGATCGCGAGCTCGCTCGCCGGCAGGAACAGGAGGAGCGCCGCCAGCAGCGCGAGCTCCACGCCAGCACCCTGTCGCCGGGCGTAGGCGACCCCGAGCGCCACGAGGCCGCCGGTGAGCAGCGCGATCGAAGAGAGGTAGAGCCCCGTCGCGTGCGCGAAGGCGTAGCGGCGGGCTCGCAGACGCAGCCGCGGGCGATGGGCGATGTCGGATTCGAGACCGAGGCGGCCGCGCCCGACCAGGTGATATCCGACGTGCGCCGCGCGGTCGTCGCTCGCGCGGCTTCCTGCAGCGCCCGCGGCGCTTTCCGCGGCGAGGTGCTCGGCCGCCTGGCGCGCGCTCTCGACCGCCCGAAGGGCCACTCGCATCTGCGCATCGCCGTTTCTCTCGGCGAGCTCCTCCACCGCTTGGCGATAGCGGTCCCGGGAGAGGAAGTCCATGCGCCCGTAGGCTGCCGCCGGGTCCTGCTGCAAAGCGCGATCGACGAGACTCACCGCCTCGAAGTAGGCGCTCCAGTCGAGCGTCGCCACGAAGCGCAGGCTGCCGATCACGTTGCCGATCGAAACCTGGGCGGCCGCCTGCTGCTGGTGCTCGGCCCGGATGACCTCTTCGGCGCTCGACTGCTGCTCCTCGAGATAGGCGTCGATGGCGCCGCGCACCGCGGTGAGGCGCGGCCCCCCTTCGCGGATCCGCTGGAGCAACTGGACGATGTAGGCCGTATGGAGGCTGGGCGGCAGTCTCGGCAGCGCCCCGTGACCGCTCTCGTCGATGTGGTCGACGAAGCTGTTCGCGGCGCGCCGGGCGGCGCGCGCCTCGAGCGTGCGGGCGGCGAGGCGGCGCAGGTTCTCGATCAGGCCGAGCCGCAGCATGCTCGGCCAGGCCCAGAGCTCGCCGATGGTGAGCGGCGCGACGGTCTGGAAGCTGTTGAGGAAGCGGACAAGGTGGGACCGCTCGAGCTTGCTGTCGCTGTGGCGGATGAGCTCGACGGCAAGTGCATAGATGCGCGCGGTGCCGCGCAGCTCGCGCAGTGCGAGCTTCGGAAGCTCGCGAAAATACCCGCGCGGCAGGTCCTGCCGGATGCCGCGGATCTCGGACGAGACGACGTGGTAGTTGTCGAGAATCCACTCGCCGGCCTGGGTGACGAACTCGCCGCGATGAACGTCGTCGGCCATCAGCCGGTAGGCGGCTTCGAGGAACCGTGCATTGTCCTCCAGGCGCGGGTAGTTCCGCTGCGCGCTCCGCCCGGGCGCCGGATCGACGGTGAATCGGGCCGCCAGCGCTTTGGCGCGCTCTTCGAGCTGCTCGATGCTCGACAGTTCGTCCCGGAACGGCCGGTCGAGCTCCGCCGGCGCGCGGCGGAAGATCCGGCTCGCGAGTTCAGTCCAGGGAAAGGGCAGCAGTCCGCCTCCTCGTAGGGCCCGAGCACTGTGGGCCGGTTTCGACCCTACACGCAGCCGACGGCCCCCACCACCGCACTTTCTACCCGGCTTGGGCACGAGAAAGCTCGCACTCTCGGCAATATTCCGCTATATTGCTGGCAGTATGAAGACGACCTTCGACCTTCCCGACACCCTGCTGGAAGAGGCGCGACGGGTTGCCGCAGCTCGCGCCACGACGGTCAAGGCGCTGGTCGAAGCCGGACTCCGCCGTGAGCTGCGCGAACGGGCTCGCTCCACTCCTTTCGCGCTTCGCGACGCGAGCTTCGAAGGCCGCGGCCTGCGGCCGGAGATGGAGAGCGCCTCCTGGGACCGACTGCGCGAGCTGGCGTACGGCGCTCGCGGCGGCGGCCGCGAAGAGTGATCGCCCTCGATACCAATCTCCTGGTCTACGCCCACCGCGCCGATTCTCCCTGGCATCGACCGGCAAAGAGGCGGGTGCGCGACCTCGCCACCGGGCGAACCGCCTGGGCCCTGCCGTGGCCCTGCCTGCACGAGTTTCTCGCCATCGTGACTCACCCGCGCATCTACGATCCGCCCACCCCGCTCGCCCAGGCGATCGACCAGGTGAACGCCTGGCTGGAATCGCCGAGTCTCGTGCTGCTCCAGGAAGGGCACGATCACTGGGAGGTCCTCGCCACGCTCCTCATCCGCGGCAAGATCGCCGGCCCACAGGTCCACGACGCCCGCGTCGCCGCCCTCTGCCTCTCGCACGGCGTCAGCGAGCTCTGGAGCGCCGACCGCGATTTCGGCCGCTTCCGCGATCTGCCCGTGCGTAATCCGCTGCTCGATCCCGAAGCCGACTGACCGCCCAGGAGTGTGGCGCCACGGCCCGGCACAGCTGGAGGCGGAAGCCGACAGTGCGGTCCGGGGTCGGGTAGGATCAACGGTGAATTGATCGGACAACGGCTCGGTTCCTACGAGATCACCGCCAAGCTCGGCGAAGGCGGCATGGGGGAGGTCTACCGTGCGACCGATTCGCGCCTCAGGCGCGAGGTGGCGATCAAGGTCCTGCCGGCGGCGTTCACGCAAGACAGGGAGCGCCTCGCGAGGTTCGAACGCGAAGCGCAGCTCCTCGCCCAGCTCAACCATCCCAACATCGCACAGATCTACGGATTGGAGACCAGCGGCGCGACGCACGCTCTCGTTATGGAGCTCGTCCCCGGCCCGACGCTCGCCGAACGCCTCGAATCCGGGCCTCTTTCCCCTACTGAGAGCCTTTCCTTCGCGCTGCAGATCGCGCAGGCGCTCGAAGAGGCCCACGACAAGGGGATCGTGCATCGCGATCTCAAGCCCCAGAACATCAAGGCTTCCAGTGAAGGAAGGGCCAAGGTCCTCGACTTCGGCCTGGCCAAAGCAATGGATGCGACGGGCTCCGGATCATCGGCCGCCGATTTCGCGCGCTCTCCCACGATCCTGAATTCGCCGACCCTCACCGCGGTGCACGGCACCCAGCTCGGAGTGATCCTGGGTACCGCGGCGTACATGGCTCCCGAGCAGGCACGCGGCGCCGCGGTCGACAAGCGGGCCGACATCTGGGCCTTCGGTGTGGTGCTGTACGAGATGCTCACCGGCCGCTCGCTCTTCGCCGGGCCCACGGTCTCCGACACCCTCGCCGGCGTGCTCAAGAGCGAGATCGACTGGCGGGCGCTGCCCGCCGGGACTCCGGTCGCCATTCGCAGCCTCTTGCGCCGCTGCCTCGAGCGCAACGCGAAGAACCGCCTGCACGACATCGCCGACGCGCGCATCGTGCTCGACGAGGTGCTCGGCGGCGGACCCGAGGAGGTGCTGCCACTCGCGGCAGAAGCGAGACCGGCCGCCCGGACGCGCGGCTGGACGTGGGGGCTGGCGGCCGGGGCGCTCGGCGTCGGCCTCGGACTCGGCGCGCTCGCCTTCCGCGCCGCCGCGCCTCCGGAGGTCGCGACGCAGGGCGCCGCGGTGCATGCCGAGTTCGAGATCGCCACGCCCCTCGCGACGACGATGGTGAGCGGGCTCGCGCTGTCGTCGGACGGACGTCAGCTCGCCTTCGTGGCGCGCGGCAAAGACGGGCGCACGGCGCTCTGGGTGAGGGCGCTCGGCTCGACCGAGGCGAAGGAGCTGCCGGGGACAGTCGACGCACGTTTTCCGTTCTGGTCGCCCGACGGTCGCCGGCTCGGCTTCTTCGCGCAGCGCCGGCTCAAGGTGATCGATCTCCTCGGCGGCTCGCCGCGCGTCGTCGCCGAGACGGGTTCGACGCAGGACGCCCGTGGCGGGGCGTGGAGCGCGGACGATCGAATCGTGTTCGCGCCGACCTTCACCGGGACGCTCTTCGTCATCCCGGCGTCCGGCGGCGAGGCCGTGCCGGCGTCGCGGATTCCCGCCGGAACCGATATCGGTACGCAGCGCTTCCCGAGCTTTCTCCCCGACGGCGAGCGCTTCCTCTTCTTCGCCTCGACAGGCACCGGGATCGAACCGGGCACGGCCTATCTCGGGCGGCTCGGTTCGCTCGAGGCGAAGAGGCTCGGCCCGGTGACATCCTCCGCGTTCTACGCCGCTCCGGGCTTCCTCATCTTCGTCCAGGGCGATGCACTGGTCGCGCAACGCTTCGATGACGGGAAGGAAGAGCTCGTCGGCGATACCCTCAGCCTGGGCGTTTCCCTCCCAGGCAGCGTCAGTGTCTCCGGCCAGCGGTCTCTCGCCGTCTCGGCGAACGGCGTCCTCGCCTATCGGGCGGACAAGCGCAACGGCACGCGCCTCGTCTGGGTCGACCGCCGGGGTGTGGAGTCGGGACAGCTGAACGATGACGACCGGAACTGGCACTACGCACCGGTCCTCTCTCCCGACGGCAAGAGGGTCGCGGTCTCCTACTACGAAGTCGGCGCCACCAGCGGCGGAATCTGGATCCACGATCTGGCGCGGCGCTATTCGACGCGGCTCACCAACGGCGAGTCCGGCGACGACACGCTGCCGGTCTGGTCGCCCGACGGACGTGAGCTCGCCTTCGGGCGAGTCGGACCCGCCGGGACGAGCGGCATCTATCGCATGGACGTAGGGCGGCCGGGCAGCGAGAGCCGGTGGTTTTCCGACGACGGTTTCCTGGCGCCCAGCGCCTGGCTGACCGACGGGACCGGACTGCTCGAGCAGCGCTTCGATGCCTCGGGCAGGGGTTCGATCTGGTGGCGGTCGTTGGCGACGCAGGCGCCCCCGAAACTCCTCGGCTCCGAGCAGGCGTCGGAGTGGGGCGCGGTCGCTACGCTCGACGGGCGTTGGATCGCCTATGCGTCGGACGCCACGGGGCGCATGGAGGTCTACGTCCGCCGGCTCGACGAACCCTCCAATTCGCCCGTTCGGGTCTCCATCGACGGTGGCGTGTCCCCGGCCTGGCGCGGCGACGGCCGGGAGCTCTTCTACGTCGACGACGGCGGGCGCATCGTCGCCGTCCCGTTCGAGCCCTCGGATCCACCGCAGATCGGAGTGGGCGTGCCGCTCTTCCAGGGCGGACTCGAAGAGGCGGCGGACCGCCAGTTCGACGTCACCGCCGACGGCCAACGCTTCCTGCTGAACCGGAACTTCGCTTCCCCGGGAGAACCGATCCGGGTCGTTCTCGGGTGGCGCGAGCGGCTGCAGCAGGGCCCACAGCGATGATCGAGTTCCACCCGGGCCCCGGCGCGACCACCGCCAGCCTCGGCGGCACCGAGATGGGAACGGCCAATCGCGCTACCGCCGCCCGGCGCAGGCGCGAGGCGGCGCCCGGATGCAGATGCTTATGTTAACATCACGCTCGTGAAGCGAACGACGATCTACTTCGATCCCGAGCTCGAGGCGCTTCTGAAGGCGGAGACGCTGCGCCGCAATCAACCGATGGCGGAGCTGATTCGCGAGGCTGTGAGGGAGTACCTCGTTCGCACCCGTCCGGACCTTCCGCCGGGGGCGGGTGAGTTTTCGAGCGGCCACTCCGACACCGCGGACCGGAGCGAGGAGATCCTCGCCGCAACCGGCTTCGGCGTGAGTCACTGAGTGGCGGTTCTCCTCGACAGCGGAATTCTCTACGCCTACTACGACCGAAGCGACCGCTGGCACCGAGCGGCCGTCGGGTTGATCACTGCCGAGCTCGGCGGTCTCCTCCTGCCCTCGCCGGTCGTGCCGGAAGTCGATCACCTGCTCGGAACCCGACTGGGTCGAGCCGCGCGGCAGCAGTTCTACCGCGGGCTCGTCGAAGCGAGCTTCCTGCTGGTCGATCTCCCGCAGGAGCGCGTGGGCCGCATCCGCGAGCTCGACGAACAGTTCGCCGAGCTCGATCTGGGCTTCGTCGACAGCGCACTCGTGGCTCTCTCCGAGTCGACCGGAGTGAAACGCATCGCAACTTCCGATCGCAGACATTTCGAGCCGCTGGCTCGCAAGTTCGACCTCACGCTCGTACCCGCGCCGCCGGAATCGCAGGCTCGGGAATGAAGCTCGAAACCCGCCTCGGCCCTTGCGAGATCTCCGCCAGGACCGGCGAGGGTGGCACGACTGCCGCTAGAATCGGCTCGGTGCGCACCCAGTTTGTGGACACTCCGCCGGAGATCGAAGCGATCCAGGTGCGGCTGTTTCGCGAGATGGGTCCGCGCGGCCGCCTCACCGCAGCGGCAGAGCTGAATGACGCACTCGACGATCTCGCCCGGGCTGGAATCCGTTCGCGCCATGGGGACCTGCCGGAGGCCGAGGCCCGGTTGCGGCTGTTCGCGCTCCGCCTGAGCCGTGAGCAGATGGTCCACGCCTTCGGCTGGGACCCCGGCCGCTCGTGACGACCGGCCGCGAGCCGAACGAGGTCGACCTGCGCGACGGCTTCAAGGCGGACATCTACCTCGCGGCTCGGGACGCCTTCGGCCGGGAGCAGTTCGCCCGCCGTCAATCGATCGAGCTCGCGCCGGGGACCTGGCTGCCGTTCGCTTCGCCCGAGGACGTCGTCCTGCAGAAGCTGCGCTGGTACCGCTTGGGCGAGGGCGTGTCGGGACCACGCCGATGATCGGAACGAAGCTCGGCCCCTACGAGATCACCGCCAAGCTCGGCGAAGGCGGCATGGGCGAGGTCTATCGGGCGACCGACACCCGGCTGAAGCGCGAAGTCGCGATCAAGGTTCTGCCCCCTGCCTTCACCGAAGACAGGGAGCGCCTGGCGCGCTTCGAGCGCGAGGCGCAGCTCCTCGCGCAGTTGAACCACCCGAACATCGCCCAGATCTTCGGGCTCGAGACCAGCGGCGCGACGCACGCTCTCGTCATGGAGCTCGTCCCCGGCCCGACGCTCGCCGAACGCCTCGAATCCGGGCCTCTTCCCCCTACTGAGAGCCTTTCCTTCGCGCTGCAGATCGCGCAGGCGCTCGAAGAGGCCCACGACAAGGGGATCGTGCATCGCGATCTCAAGCCCCAGAACATCAAGGCTTCCAGTGAAGGAAGGGCCAAGGTCCTCGACTTCGGCCTGGCCAAGGCGATGGAGGCGACTCCCGGTTCCGCTTCTGCGGCCGATCTGGCGCGCTCGCCGACTCTCGCGAACTCACCCACCCTCACCGCGGCGCACGGGACGCAGATGGGGGTCATCCTCGGCACGGCGGCGTACATGTCGCCCGAGCAGGCGGCGGGAAAGCCAATCGACCGCCGGACCGACATCTGGGCCTTCGGCGTCCTGCTCTGGGAGATGCTCGCCGGTCGGCGGCTGTTCGAGGCCGAGAGCGTGGCCGAGACCCTCGGCGCCGTATTCCACCAGCCGCTCGACCTCGTCGCCCTCCCCGCTTCGACGCCAGCGGCCGTCCGCCAGCTCGTTAAGCGCTGTCTGGAGCGCGATCCGAAGACGCGGCTGCGCGACATCGGCGAAGCGCGCATCGTTCTCACCGCGGCGATCGCCGCGGCGAGTGAAGCCGGGGCCGCAGCCGGCGGCTTCCCGGTTTCCACAAGTTCGCACAGTCACGCCATGACGGTTTCGCAGGGCTCATCGATGGCACGGTGGTGGCCCTGGCTGGCCGCGGCCCTCGCGACGGTCGCCGCTCTCGCGATCGTTGCCCTGATCGTGAAAATCCAGGGAACAGGATCCCTCCCCGACTCCGGATCGGCCGCGACCGGGCGGCAGATCGCCGTCGCCGTAGCGCCGCCCGCGGGTCACGTTCTCGCCGCCGGCGACGCTCCGATCCTCGATCTCGCTCGCGACGGCAGCGCGGTGGCATTCGAAGCCGAAGGTCCGGACGGCCGCCAGCTCTTCCTGCGCCGCATCGACCTCGCCGAGGTGGTGCCGATCGCCGGCACCCTCGGCGCCTCGCACCCATTCTTCTCGCCGGACGGCCGCTCGCTCGGCTTCTTCGACAGGGGCAGGATCCGCAAGGTCGCGCTCGCCGGCGGACCGGTGATCGACGTCACTTCGGTCAACGCCAATCGCGGCGCCACCTGGACGGACGGCGGCTGGATCGTCTATACGCAGACTTTCAACACCGGGCTTCAGAAAGTGCGCGAGGCCGGAGGGCGGTCGGAGCCGCTGACGACTCTCGACCCGAAAGGAACCGAGCGCAGCCATCGCTGGCCGACCGCGATTCCCGGAACGCCCTGGGTGCTGTTCACCGTCGGCGTCTCGAACAGCCCGAACTTCTACGACGACTCGCGCATCGACGCCGTGAACCTTCAGAGTGGCGAGCGCAAGCCGGTTTTCGACGGCGCCTGGATGGCGCGCTTCGCGCCGCCCGGGACGCTGCTCGTGCAGCGCCGCGGGGCGCTTCTCGCGCTGCCTTTCGATCCGTTGCACGCCGAGGTCCTCGGCGAGGAGAGAGTGGTACTCGACAACGTCGGCGGCGAGCCCTCCAGCGGCGCCGGCTTTTTTGCCGGGGGCGAAGGCGGGAGTCTCGCCTACGTGCCGACCGAGGCGCTGGTCGAGGAGACGACGGTGGTGATCGTCGAAGCGGACGGCGCCTCGTCCCGCCTGCCGCTGCCGGAGAAGCGGTTCTGGTATCCGCGCTTTTCGCCCGACGGCCGTTCGCTCCTCCTCGATGTCGGGTCGGGCCAGGGTGCCGACGACGAGCTCTGGCGCTACGACCTCGCTCCGCAGCGGATGTCGCGGGTCTCTTTCGTCGCCGGTTCGGCGATCGCCAGCTGGTCGCCGGACGGCGAGTGGATCGCCTATACCGGGGGTACGGCGGACCGCTCCAGCAAGGTCTTCCGCAAGCGCGTCGACGGTTCCGCCGGGGAAGAGCTCGTCTGGGACGGCCAGGACCTGGCCTCGGCGGCGGATTGGACGCCCGACGGCCAGGCGATCATCGGCACCGACTTGCGCGGCGAGCTCGGGCTCTACCACGTACCGATCGACGGCAGCGAGAGCCGCCGGATCGTAGCCGCACCGGGAGGTCAGTACAGCGCCGCCTTCGACCCCAGCGGCCGCTTCCTCGCCTACACTTCGATCGAAACGGGGGTCGATGAGATCTTCATCTCGACCTATCCCGAAGGCGGCGGCAAGTGGCAGATCTCGACCGAGGGCGGCCAGATGCCGGTCTGGACGCGCGATGGCAAGAGCGTCCTCTACGTCAAGGGGGACACCCTCCTCGCGGTCGACATCGAGACCGGAGGCGCCTTCCGCTCGGCGACGCCGCGCGAGCTCCGCCGCGGGCCCTACATCCTGCGCACCGCGCCGTTCCGC encodes:
- a CDS encoding serine/threonine-protein kinase, whose translation is MIGTKLGPYEITAKLGEGGMGEVYRATDTRLKREVAIKVLPPAFTEDRERLARFEREAQLLAQLNHPNIAQIFGLETSGATHALVMELVPGPTLAERLESGPLPPTESLSFALQIAQALEEAHDKGIVHRDLKPQNIKASSEGRAKVLDFGLAKAMEATPGSASAADLARSPTLANSPTLTAAHGTQMGVILGTAAYMSPEQAAGKPIDRRTDIWAFGVLLWEMLAGRRLFEAESVAETLGAVFHQPLDLVALPASTPAAVRQLVKRCLERDPKTRLRDIGEARIVLTAAIAAASEAGAAAGGFPVSTSSHSHAMTVSQGSSMARWWPWLAAALATVAALAIVALIVKIQGTGSLPDSGSAATGRQIAVAVAPPAGHVLAAGDAPILDLARDGSAVAFEAEGPDGRQLFLRRIDLAEVVPIAGTLGASHPFFSPDGRSLGFFDRGRIRKVALAGGPVIDVTSVNANRGATWTDGGWIVYTQTFNTGLQKVREAGGRSEPLTTLDPKGTERSHRWPTAIPGTPWVLFTVGVSNSPNFYDDSRIDAVNLQSGERKPVFDGAWMARFAPPGTLLVQRRGALLALPFDPLHAEVLGEERVVLDNVGGEPSSGAGFFAGGEGGSLAYVPTEALVEETTVVIVEADGASSRLPLPEKRFWYPRFSPDGRSLLLDVGSGQGADDELWRYDLAPQRMSRVSFVAGSAIASWSPDGEWIAYTGGTADRSSKVFRKRVDGSAGEELVWDGQDLASAADWTPDGQAIIGTDLRGELGLYHVPIDGSESRRIVAAPGGQYSAAFDPSGRFLAYTSIETGVDEIFISTYPEGGGKWQISTEGGQMPVWTRDGKSVLYVKGDTLLAVDIETGGAFRSATPRELRRGPYILRTAPFRNYDTGPGGRLALVTRRTDVPAMRQVEVLIGWDRSPASPPRP
- a CDS encoding DUF2191 domain-containing protein codes for the protein MAGSMKTTFDLPDTLLEEARRVAAARATTVKALVEAGLRRELRERARSTPFALRDASFEGRGLRPEMESASWDRLRELAYGARGGGREE
- a CDS encoding PIN domain-containing protein — translated: MIALDTNLLVYAHRADSPWHRPAKRRVRDLATGRTAWALPWPCLHEFLAIVTHPRIYDPPTPLAQAIDQVNAWLESPSLVLLQEGHDHWEVLATLLIRGKIAGPQVHDARVAALCLSHGVSELWSADRDFGRFRDLPVRNPLLDPEAD
- a CDS encoding CopG family transcriptional regulator; the encoded protein is MKRTTIYFDPELEALLKAETLRRNQPMAELIREAVREYLVRTRPDLPPGAGEFSSGHSDTADRSEEILAATGFGVSH
- a CDS encoding PIN domain-containing protein; protein product: MAVLLDSGILYAYYDRSDRWHRAAVGLITAELGGLLLPSPVVPEVDHLLGTRLGRAARQQFYRGLVEASFLLVDLPQERVGRIRELDEQFAELDLGFVDSALVALSESTGVKRIATSDRRHFEPLARKFDLTLVPAPPESQARE
- a CDS encoding serine/threonine-protein kinase encodes the protein MIGQRLGSYEITAKLGEGGMGEVYRATDSRLRREVAIKVLPAAFTQDRERLARFEREAQLLAQLNHPNIAQIYGLETSGATHALVMELVPGPTLAERLESGPLSPTESLSFALQIAQALEEAHDKGIVHRDLKPQNIKASSEGRAKVLDFGLAKAMDATGSGSSAADFARSPTILNSPTLTAVHGTQLGVILGTAAYMAPEQARGAAVDKRADIWAFGVVLYEMLTGRSLFAGPTVSDTLAGVLKSEIDWRALPAGTPVAIRSLLRRCLERNAKNRLHDIADARIVLDEVLGGGPEEVLPLAAEARPAARTRGWTWGLAAGALGVGLGLGALAFRAAAPPEVATQGAAVHAEFEIATPLATTMVSGLALSSDGRQLAFVARGKDGRTALWVRALGSTEAKELPGTVDARFPFWSPDGRRLGFFAQRRLKVIDLLGGSPRVVAETGSTQDARGGAWSADDRIVFAPTFTGTLFVIPASGGEAVPASRIPAGTDIGTQRFPSFLPDGERFLFFASTGTGIEPGTAYLGRLGSLEAKRLGPVTSSAFYAAPGFLIFVQGDALVAQRFDDGKEELVGDTLSLGVSLPGSVSVSGQRSLAVSANGVLAYRADKRNGTRLVWVDRRGVESGQLNDDDRNWHYAPVLSPDGKRVAVSYYEVGATSGGIWIHDLARRYSTRLTNGESGDDTLPVWSPDGRELAFGRVGPAGTSGIYRMDVGRPGSESRWFSDDGFLAPSAWLTDGTGLLEQRFDASGRGSIWWRSLATQAPPKLLGSEQASEWGAVATLDGRWIAYASDATGRMEVYVRRLDEPSNSPVRVSIDGGVSPAWRGDGRELFYVDDGGRIVAVPFEPSDPPQIGVGVPLFQGGLEEAADRQFDVTADGQRFLLNRNFASPGEPIRVVLGWRERLQQGPQR